Proteins from a single region of Psilocybe cubensis strain MGC-MH-2018 chromosome 3, whole genome shotgun sequence:
- a CDS encoding FAD-dependent monooxygenase OpS4: protein MTFDDVRRLRVAVFGAGMGGLTCALSLAHEGFLYIDVYETAPNLGFVGAGIQLAPNMARILDKLGVWKKIESEAVLVKSTSIRQGTTDKELGFVEFDSVKDKYGYAHMVGHRASLAGSLYEGCKAQSAITFHFSTAVSEVNFGGDDRKPSFLATPLVGPAVRVEADIILAADGIKSLTRAAMLKELGSTDHVVDSGQAAYRIMLTREQMKDDPELLELIDADRVTRWIGEKRLLINELADVMGALTRTPTDSELSAILFSVQLKSGIQNRSLPFCDSRSILSPQCCPQPHNLISLINRTNVSQLDLSVPE from the exons ATGACCTTCGACGACGTCAGACGGTTGAGAGTCGCGGTCTTTGGAGCAG GCATGGGTGGCCTCACTTGTGCCCTCTCGTTAGCACACGAAGGGTTTCTCTATATCGATGTCTACGAAACTGCGCCCAACCTAGGTTTTGTAGGAGCAGGAATTCAACTTGCCCCCAATATGGCACGCATTCTCGATAAACTCGGCGTTTGGAAAAAGATCGAGTCCGAGGCTGTCTTAGTCAAGAGCACGAGCATCAGAC AGGGAACAACCGACAAAGAGCTCGGCTTTGTCGAGTTCGACTCCGTCAAAGATAAATATGGCTACGCTCACATGGTAGGACACCGTGCCTCGCTCGCTGGGAGCCTTTACGAAGGCTGCAAAGCACAATCTGCCATTACCTTTCACTTCTCGACTGCCGTATCTGAAGTGAATTTTGGCGGGGATGACAGGAAGCCATCGTTCTTGGCTACGCCATTAGTAGGTCCAGCCGTGCGAGTCGAGGCTGATATCATATTAGCCGCCGATGGTATCAAGTCGCTCACTCGAGCAGCAATGCTGAAGGAACTTGGTTCGACGGATCATGTGGTGGATTCTGGACAGGCTGCATATCGCATTATGCTGACCCGCGAGCAAATGAAGGATGATCCTGAGCTGTTGGAATTAATAGACGCTGACAGAGTTACTCGGTGGATTGGGGAGAAGCGGCTACTTATTAACGAGCTCGCAGATGTCATGGGTGCGCTCACGCGGACGCCGACGGACTCAGAGCTCAGCGCAATCCTGTTCTCTGTACAACTCAAAAGTGGTATTCAGAATCGGTCTCTTCCCTTTTGCGACTCCCGTTCAATATTGTCTCCACAATGCTGCCCACAACCCCACAACCTCATCTCTCTCATCAACCGGACGAACGTTTCTCAACTCGACCTCAGTGTGCCAGAGTGA
- a CDS encoding 54S ribosomal protein L37, mitochondrial: MSFLQSIRRTCSKRTSWVWARSYSAANVTPPSSEGSKNPAASSTTSQSAPLSISSCAPDTVLKGVNYLKGQAPVVARPDEEYPPWLWNVLKPRVYEDDGPGGRKERMERRKANRQAIKDRNFMQTQ, from the exons ATGTCCTTCCTACAGAGTATTCGCCGTACCTGCTCAAAAAGGACCTCCTGGGTATGGGCTAGGAGCTACTCGGCTGCGAATGTGACTCCTCCGTCATCGGAAGGTTCGAAGAATCCAGCAG CATCCTCTACAACATCACAGTCTGCACCtctgtcaatttcttcaTGCGCCCCCGATACTGTGTTGAAAGGGGTCAACTACCTAAAGGGCCAAGCTCCAGTTGTGGCACGCCCCGACGAAGAATACCCGCCTTGGTTATGGAACGTTCTAAAGCCTAGGGTCTACGAAGACGATGGTCCCGGAGGCCGTAAAGAGCGAATGGAAAGGAGGAAAGCAAACCGACAAGCGATCAAAGATCGCAACTTTATGCAGACACAGTAG